A section of the Bradyrhizobium oligotrophicum S58 genome encodes:
- a CDS encoding biliverdin-producing heme oxygenase, whose translation MQLAAVSDDPSRAPSTQGLRHRLKAATAAAHHALDERLGQFDLTTTAHYRRFLQASAAALLPLEAALEHAGVAACFDDWARRRRSPAIMADLADLGGVAIPMSLPVQRPDRAFVFGTLYVLEGSRLGAAYLLRVVAASADPKVRRAIRYLGHGAGVGLWHSFLSQLSREPATPDDEVRMIESAREAFAVFAQAVACA comes from the coding sequence ATGCAGCTGGCTGCCGTTTCCGATGATCCGTCTCGCGCGCCCAGCACTCAGGGTCTTCGCCATCGATTGAAGGCGGCTACCGCCGCCGCGCATCATGCGCTGGATGAGCGCCTCGGTCAGTTCGATCTCACCACGACGGCGCACTACCGCCGCTTTCTTCAAGCCAGCGCCGCCGCGCTGTTGCCGCTGGAGGCCGCGCTGGAGCACGCCGGCGTCGCCGCATGTTTCGACGACTGGGCTCGGCGGCGGCGCTCCCCCGCGATCATGGCCGACCTCGCAGATCTCGGCGGCGTGGCAATCCCGATGAGCCTGCCGGTCCAGCGTCCCGACCGCGCCTTCGTGTTCGGCACGCTCTATGTCCTCGAAGGCTCGCGGCTGGGAGCGGCCTATCTGTTGCGCGTCGTCGCTGCCTCGGCCGATCCGAAAGTGCGGCGAGCCATCCGCTACCTTGGTCACGGCGCGGGCGTCGGGCTCTGGCACAGCTTCTTGTCGCAGCTCTCACGTGAGCCGGCGACGCCGGACGATGAAGTCCGGATGATCGAGAGTGCGCGTGAGGCGTTCGCGGTGTTTGCTCAAGCGGTGGCATGCGCATGA
- a CDS encoding HWE histidine kinase domain-containing protein, protein MNEPVNLTNCDREPIHVPGSVQPFGFLLALVSDFTICMASENAPDYLGGDVGWLLQQPITAVLSEAAATAIRSRVDYLSGPDAVERVFGVDLQGRGQLFDLAIHFSGAYLIVEAEPSLIEPGVNSGELVRLMLGRIRKTAGMIDLAQEGARQLKLLTGFDRVMVYRFHPDGSGEVIAEVAGSGLEPFLGLHYPASDIPRQARQLYQRNWLRIIADINAAPAELMSTPAHNAGLLDLSMSVLRAVSPIHIEYLRNMGVAASMSVSILRDGKLWGLFACHHYAPHHLSFEKRTAAELFGQMYSWLLEARERETDVAYETRAHQIQERLIERAALQAHSKRAILGFVADYRQMIACDGIAVWSDEEITLDGETPTEEEVQDLISFINRTSPGRICASAEIAKVYAAGESFRDRAAGFLAIPISRTPRDCLIFFRREVLRSVNWAGDPNKTYSEGPLGSRLTPRKSFELWQQTVAGQSKPWTTADLRIAESLRVTLLEVILQLAELAARERRGAQERQELMIAELNHRVRNILSLVRGLVTQSKDTATSIEEFATVLGGRIQALARAHDQITNLNWAPVALRHLLESEAGAYLGSRAARVRMEGPDVALDPKAFATLALVVHEMMTNSAKYGALADSTGQVQVMWRLDPGASLVIDWKESGGPPVQPPSRRGFGTTIIERSVPFDLKGDAEIRFDLLGVQARFTIPANFVQVVPAMAGAPSRLSSKEEQAPRLSGTVLIVEDNLIIAMGAEVILLELGARHIDTAASVNQALKSIERAIPSFALLDINLGAESSLPVGHRLKELGVPFMFATGYGERAPIPTELSAAPVIQKPYTRELVEKALSKMK, encoded by the coding sequence ATGAACGAGCCCGTCAATCTCACCAATTGCGATCGCGAGCCGATTCATGTTCCCGGCAGCGTTCAGCCGTTCGGATTTCTGCTTGCGCTGGTCTCGGATTTCACCATCTGCATGGCGTCGGAGAACGCGCCGGACTATCTCGGCGGCGACGTCGGCTGGCTGCTGCAACAGCCGATCACAGCGGTGCTCTCCGAGGCCGCGGCGACGGCGATCCGCTCCCGGGTCGATTATCTGAGCGGCCCGGATGCGGTCGAGCGCGTGTTCGGCGTCGACCTTCAGGGCCGTGGCCAGCTGTTCGATCTGGCGATACATTTTTCAGGCGCGTATCTGATCGTCGAGGCGGAGCCGAGCCTGATCGAGCCCGGCGTCAATTCCGGCGAACTGGTTCGCCTGATGCTCGGCCGCATCCGCAAGACGGCGGGCATGATCGACCTCGCACAGGAAGGGGCGCGCCAGCTCAAGCTGCTGACCGGCTTCGATCGTGTGATGGTCTATCGCTTCCATCCCGATGGGTCTGGCGAGGTGATTGCGGAGGTCGCGGGCTCAGGCCTGGAGCCGTTCCTCGGGCTGCACTACCCGGCGTCCGATATCCCCAGGCAGGCGCGCCAGCTCTACCAGCGTAACTGGCTGCGCATCATCGCCGATATCAACGCCGCGCCGGCCGAGCTGATGTCGACGCCTGCGCACAATGCCGGGCTGCTGGACCTGTCGATGAGCGTACTGCGCGCGGTCTCGCCCATTCACATCGAATATCTCCGCAACATGGGCGTGGCCGCGTCGATGTCGGTCTCGATCCTGCGCGACGGCAAACTGTGGGGCCTGTTCGCCTGCCACCATTATGCGCCTCATCATCTCTCGTTCGAGAAGCGCACGGCCGCCGAGCTGTTCGGCCAGATGTACTCCTGGCTGCTCGAGGCGCGCGAGCGCGAGACCGATGTCGCCTATGAGACGCGTGCGCATCAGATCCAGGAGCGTCTGATCGAGCGCGCGGCGTTGCAGGCGCACAGCAAGCGCGCGATCCTCGGCTTCGTCGCCGATTATCGGCAGATGATTGCGTGCGACGGCATCGCCGTGTGGTCGGACGAGGAGATCACGCTCGACGGGGAGACGCCGACCGAGGAGGAAGTCCAGGACCTGATCAGCTTCATCAACCGGACCTCGCCGGGGCGCATCTGCGCCAGCGCCGAGATTGCCAAGGTCTATGCTGCCGGTGAATCGTTCCGCGATCGCGCCGCAGGCTTTCTCGCCATTCCGATCTCGCGCACGCCGCGCGACTGCCTGATCTTCTTCCGTCGCGAGGTGCTGCGCTCGGTCAATTGGGCCGGTGATCCCAACAAGACCTATTCCGAGGGCCCGCTCGGCTCACGGCTGACGCCGCGCAAGAGCTTCGAGCTGTGGCAGCAGACGGTCGCCGGCCAATCGAAACCGTGGACGACGGCGGATCTGCGCATCGCGGAGAGCCTGCGTGTGACGCTGCTCGAAGTGATCCTGCAACTGGCGGAGCTCGCCGCGCGCGAGCGCCGCGGCGCGCAGGAGCGGCAGGAGCTCATGATCGCCGAGCTCAATCATCGCGTCCGCAACATCCTCAGCCTCGTGCGCGGCCTGGTCACGCAGAGCAAGGACACGGCGACCTCGATCGAGGAGTTCGCAACCGTGCTTGGTGGTCGCATCCAGGCGCTGGCGCGCGCGCACGACCAGATCACCAATTTGAATTGGGCACCTGTCGCGTTGCGCCATCTGCTGGAGTCGGAGGCGGGCGCCTATCTCGGCTCGCGGGCCGCGCGGGTGCGCATGGAAGGTCCCGACGTCGCGCTCGACCCCAAGGCGTTTGCGACGCTCGCGCTCGTCGTGCACGAGATGATGACCAACTCAGCGAAATACGGCGCGCTCGCCGACTCCACCGGGCAGGTCCAGGTAATGTGGCGGCTCGATCCCGGCGCAAGCCTCGTCATCGACTGGAAGGAGAGCGGCGGCCCGCCGGTGCAGCCGCCGTCGCGCCGCGGCTTCGGCACCACGATCATCGAGCGCTCGGTGCCGTTCGATCTTAAGGGCGACGCCGAAATCCGCTTCGACCTGCTCGGCGTTCAGGCGCGTTTCACGATTCCCGCCAATTTCGTGCAGGTGGTGCCGGCGATGGCGGGGGCGCCGTCGCGCCTTTCGTCCAAGGAGGAGCAGGCTCCGCGTCTCTCCGGCACGGTGCTGATCGTCGAGGACAATCTGATCATCGCGATGGGCGCCGAAGTGATCCTGCTCGAGCTCGGCGCGCGGCACATCGACACGGCAGCGTCAGTCAATCAGGCGCTGAAGTCGATCGAGCGCGCGATTCCCAGCTTCGCATTGCTCGATATCAACCTCGGCGCGGAGAGCAGCCTTCCTGTAGGACACAGGTTGAAGGAGCTCGGCGTGCCCTTCATGTTCGCCACCGGCTACGGCGAGCGCGCGCCGATTCCCACCGAGTTATCCGCTGCGCCCGTGATTCAGAAGCCGTACACGCGCGAGCTGGTCGAGAAGGCGCTGTCGAAGATGAAGTGA